The following are from one region of the Staphylococcus argenteus genome:
- a CDS encoding sugar efflux transporter has translation MNMFAALLQIKNYKLFVANMFLLGMGIAVTVPYLVLFATKDLGMTTNQYGLLLASAAISQFTVNSIIARFSDTHHFNRKFIIILALLMGALGFSIYFFVDTIWLFILLYAIFQGLFAPAMPQLYASARESINVSSSKDRAQFANTVLRSMFSLGFLFGPFIGAQLIGLKGYAGLFGGTISIILFTLILQIFFYKDLKIKQPISTQQHVEKAAPNMFKDKTLLLPFIAFILLHIGQWMYTMNMPLFVTDYLKENEQHVGYLASLCAGLEVPFMIILGVLSSKLQTRTLLIYGAIFGGLFYFSIGVFKNFYMMLAGQVFLAIFLAVLLGIGISYFQDILPDFPGYASTLFSNAMVIGQLGGNLLGGAMSHWVGLENVFFVSSASILVGMILIFFTKDQKITKEDVISS, from the coding sequence ATGAATATGTTTGCAGCTTTATTACAAATAAAGAATTATAAACTCTTTGTTGCGAATATGTTTTTATTAGGTATGGGAATTGCAGTGACTGTCCCTTATCTCGTACTTTTTGCGACTAAAGATTTAGGTATGACGACAAATCAATATGGCCTATTGCTAGCATCAGCAGCAATCAGTCAATTTACAGTAAATTCAATTATAGCAAGGTTCTCGGATACGCATCATTTTAATAGGAAATTTATTATTATTCTCGCATTATTAATGGGAGCGCTAGGCTTTTCGATTTACTTTTTTGTAGATACAATATGGTTATTTATTTTACTATATGCTATTTTCCAAGGATTATTTGCGCCTGCCATGCCACAACTTTACGCATCTGCTAGAGAATCAATTAATGTTTCAAGTTCTAAAGATAGGGCTCAATTTGCTAATACGGTATTACGTTCAATGTTTTCATTGGGCTTTTTATTTGGACCATTTATTGGTGCACAGCTAATTGGATTAAAGGGTTATGCTGGTTTGTTTGGTGGAACAATTAGTATTATTTTATTCACACTCATTTTACAAATATTTTTCTATAAAGATTTAAAAATAAAACAGCCAATAAGTACACAACAGCATGTTGAAAAAGCGGCACCAAATATGTTTAAGGATAAAACGCTGTTATTGCCATTTATCGCATTTATTCTGTTACATATTGGACAGTGGATGTATACGATGAATATGCCATTATTTGTTACAGATTATTTAAAGGAAAATGAACAACATGTAGGTTATTTAGCGAGTTTATGTGCAGGCTTGGAAGTACCTTTTATGATTATTTTAGGCGTTTTATCATCGAAATTACAAACCCGCACGTTATTGATATATGGTGCTATTTTCGGTGGATTATTCTATTTCAGTATTGGCGTATTTAAAAACTTTTATATGATGCTTGCTGGACAAGTATTTTTAGCTATCTTTTTAGCAGTACTTTTAGGTATTGGTATCAGTTATTTCCAAGATATCTTACCAGATTTTCCAGGCTATGCTTCCACGCTGTTTTCTAATGCAATGGTGATTGGACAATTGGGTGGTAACTTATTAGGTGGTGCAATGAGTCACTGGGTAGGTTTGGAAAATGTGTTTTTCGTATCATCAGCATCAATTTTAGTAGGTATGATACTTATATTCTTTACTAAAGACCAGAAAATTACAAAAGAGGATGTGATATCGTCGTGA
- a CDS encoding DUF456 domain-containing protein has product MTLVLWLLIIAAFIFAFIGLIKPIIPSVLVLWIGFLIYQFGFHNQHLSWIFYVSMALLTVLILCADFLANKYFVSRFGGSKFGEYAALIGVIIGCFVLPPFGIIIVPFVLVFIVELLQGYSFEKAIKVSFGSIVAFLTSSVAQAIIMFIMIVWFFVDALWVN; this is encoded by the coding sequence GTGACATTAGTTTTATGGTTGCTTATCATCGCAGCATTCATTTTTGCATTTATTGGATTGATTAAGCCTATTATTCCATCGGTACTAGTATTATGGATTGGTTTTTTAATCTATCAATTTGGATTTCACAATCAGCATTTATCATGGATATTTTATGTGTCAATGGCTTTATTGACAGTCCTAATTTTATGTGCTGACTTTTTGGCTAATAAATATTTTGTTAGTCGTTTTGGTGGATCGAAATTTGGAGAATATGCAGCTTTAATAGGAGTAATTATTGGTTGTTTTGTATTACCACCATTTGGAATTATTATTGTTCCATTTGTATTAGTGTTCATAGTTGAATTACTTCAAGGCTATTCATTTGAAAAGGCTATTAAAGTAAGTTTCGGTTCAATTGTAGCTTTTTTAACGAGTAGTGTTGCACAAGCTATTATTATGTTTATTATGATAGTTTGGTTCTTTGTAGATGCATTATGGGTTAATTAA
- a CDS encoding DUF1129 domain-containing protein, translating into MKSTAQLTKENNVKSLRLSNTDREIFENYMTYMRSDFRVNPHDTELIINRILKQLLSAEQHGLLALDFFDHDPKAHAKKELKAMPNETFKNIFKYIFQHIVLLIGIVSFLKGFLGFFMEKNGSNLYFFSFPFSIIVGFFIVFLFIWFSFKTIQLQCFNNSNWIWIFTYLAIILLIVGFFYVFFIPQSVLAFGPYIQVSNWVFIILSFIIMPIGFRIERNISKKHSHTFL; encoded by the coding sequence ATGAAAAGTACTGCGCAATTAACTAAAGAAAACAATGTTAAATCATTAAGGTTAAGCAATACAGATAGAGAAATCTTCGAGAACTATATGACATATATGCGTTCTGATTTTCGTGTAAATCCACATGATACCGAGTTAATTATCAACCGTATACTTAAACAATTATTAAGCGCAGAACAACACGGTCTATTAGCCTTAGATTTTTTTGATCATGATCCAAAAGCACATGCAAAAAAAGAACTAAAAGCAATGCCGAATGAAACATTTAAAAATATATTCAAATATATATTTCAACACATTGTACTATTAATTGGTATTGTAAGTTTTCTTAAAGGCTTTTTAGGTTTTTTTATGGAAAAAAATGGTAGTAATCTGTATTTCTTTTCATTTCCATTTTCTATAATAGTTGGATTCTTTATTGTCTTCTTATTCATTTGGTTCAGTTTTAAAACAATCCAATTGCAATGTTTTAATAATTCAAATTGGATATGGATATTCACATACCTAGCCATAATTTTGCTAATTGTAGGATTTTTCTATGTGTTCTTTATTCCACAATCGGTACTTGCATTTGGTCCATATATTCAAGTAAGTAACTGGGTATTTATTATTCTATCTTTTATTATTATGCCAATCGGTTTTCGTATTGAAAGAAATATTTCAAAGAAACATTCACATACATTTTTATAA